In Antedon mediterranea chromosome 10, ecAntMedi1.1, whole genome shotgun sequence, one genomic interval encodes:
- the LOC140060704 gene encoding uncharacterized protein, with the protein MSNNILNAHGRKINVLPKNSFHRDKQQFDRPTVTPQRRSGDGCRWSGVCEPVKFVDLSQSIFNPCLIMSLVICFLCAAYLLSDLFLLKKTFVIFYYLPAVLLTISSLYIVYVLCFKVKNETIILIPSFGIQLERCYAFGRISTQFIPYDTVKDVVINEAISMYKVIYYLVILVKYSPVEDLSVIPLFTNCWPRLDTLCEIYNICQEGLLTYQQENTD; encoded by the exons ATGTCTAATAATATCCTTAATGCACACGGGAGAAAAATAAATGTGCTCCCGAAAAACTCATTTCACCGAGATAAACAACAGtttgataggcctacagttacacCTCAGCGAAGAAGTGGCGACGGATGCCGTTGGTCAGGAGTATGTGAGCCTGTGAAATTCGTGGACCTTAGTCAGTCGATTTTCAATCCATGTTTGATCATGTCGCTTGTAATATGTTTTTTGTGTGCAGCATATTTGTTAtctgatttgtttttattaaaaaag ACTTTTGTAATTTTCTACTATCTACCAGCAGTTCTACTCACTATATCCTCATTATACATTGTATATGTGCTGTGTTTTAAGGTTAAAAATG aaactattattttaatacCATCGTTTGGAATTCAGTTAGAGAGGTGCTATGCATTTGGTAGAATTTCAACTCAATTTATTCCGTATGATACTGTTAAAGATGTTGTAATTAATGAAGCCATATCTATG TACAAAGTCATTTACTACTTAGTTATACTTGTTAAGTACTCACCTGTTGAAGACTTATCTGTTATACCACTTTTTACT AATTGCTGGCCTAGGCTAGACACCTTATGTGAAATTTACAATATATGTCAGGAAGGGTTACTAACCTACCAACAAGAAAATACGGATTGA
- the LOC140060648 gene encoding mitochondrial basic amino acids transporter-like — MAFNLPEFIAGGTAGVAGTVVGHPLDTIKIRLQNQGTVTRYKSGFECFLRILKQESVTGLYKGLLSPVVASLIQNSFYFGVEETFLAYLGGASTRNHYIAGAGVGLLGTSFMCPLDLTKIRLQMQGIGTKHVAKAQKHYNNSIEAIYTIFKKEGLRGCYHGLGINIVRDVPSTGVYFSLDHYLSNKIASYSTGNKASTAGLFVAGGLAGTLSWFVIYPLDVIKSRWQADGVGSTRLYSSYVDCFMQCTKKEGWGILFKGVSVTMFRGIPVNGVIFVVYKHIKQRLNADTL, encoded by the exons ATGGCATTTAATCTGCCGGAGTTCATTGCTGGTGGCACTGCTG GTGTTGCTGGAACAGTTGTTGGTCATCCACTTGacacaattaaaa ttCGCTTACAGAATCAGGGCACAGTAACACGATACAAAAGTGGTTTTGAATGTTTTCTGCGTATTCTAAAACAGGAGTCC gTAACAGGGTTATATAAAGGTCTTCTTTCACCTGTCGTCGCATCTCTTATTCAAAACTCTTTTTACTTTGGTGTTGAAGAAACCTTTTTGGCATATCTTGGTGGCGCTAGTACTAGAAATCACTATATTGCTGGAGCTGGAGTAGGACTCTTAGGTACGTCATTCATGTGTCCATTAGACTTAACAAAAATTAGGCTCCAGATGCAAGGCATTGGAACAAAACATGTAGCAAAAGCGCAGAAACACTACAATAACTCAATAGAAGCAATATatacgatttttaaaaaggaagGATTACGAGGCTGTTATCATGGATTGGGAATCAACATCGTACGGGATGTTCCGTCTACCGGTGTGTATTTTAGCCTTGATCACTACTTATCGAATAAAATAGCTTCGTATTCGACGGGGAATAAAGCATCGACAGCAGGTTTGTTTGTAGCAGGGGGCCTCGCTGGTACGTTATCTTGGTTCGTTATATACCCTTTGGACGTGATTAAGTCTCGCTGGCAAGCAGATGGCGTGGGTTCTACAAGACTTTATTCGAGCTATGTTGATTGTTTTATGCAATGTACcaagaaagaaggctggggtaTTTTATTTAAAGGGGTGTCAGTGACTATGTTTAGGGGCATACCTGTTAATGGTGTCATCTTTGTTGTTTATAAACACATTAAACAGCGTTTAAATGCAgatacattataa